One genomic region from Pyxicephalus adspersus chromosome 1, UCB_Pads_2.0, whole genome shotgun sequence encodes:
- the C1H1orf216 gene encoding UPF0500 protein C1orf216 homolog: MFAIQKSEASAHQSPFYEAKSLGSLPFTSVKDRKQDTNFNILEEAYDKNENWKEDKREGDDSEEKLNEEGDKTAVEDNRTHQKKMAMAQLKVAKSEGISLSSSEEEVRSPPEGAEIMQLGGDTPKDKPSICNEWASSPLEDNGYASSSLSIDSPDSVTTNAWEDDNTPAPTSAQQEANDIENSDDESSTDSEYLTQTLTEAFQNLQDKEKLKELEKEKHHAQLTMYRRLALLRWIRGLQQRVKDQQNRLQESFDTILDNRKEILRYIQHGYNKSPTKEAA; the protein is encoded by the coding sequence ATGTTTGCCATACAGAAATCTGAGGCCAGTGCTCATCAGTCTCCATTTTATGAGGCAAAGTCTTTGGGAAGCCTTCCTTTCACCAGTGTGAAGGACAGGAAGCAGGATACAAATTTCAACATTCTGGAGGAGGCCtatgataaaaatgaaaattggaaaGAAGACAAAAGGGAAGGTGATGACAGTGAAGAAAAACTTAATGAAGAAGGGGATAAAACAGCTGTAGAAGACAACAGGACTCAtcaaaagaaaatggcaatggCACAATTGAAAGTAGCCAAGTCTGAAGGGATTAGTTTGTCTTCTTCAGAGGAGGAGGTTAGAAGCCCGCCTGAAGGGGCCGAAATTATGCAGCTAGGAGGAGATACACCTAAAGATAAACCAAGTATCTGTAATGAATGGGCCAGTTCACCATTAGAAGACAATGGGTATGCTAGCAGTTCCCTTAGTATTGATAGCCCTGACAGTGTCACTACCAATGCATGGGAAGATGACAATACACCAGCCCCAACATCCGCACAGCAAGAAGCTAATGATATTGAAAACTCTGATGATGAGTCCTCAACAGATTCAGAATACCTTACACAAACACTAACAGAAGCTTTCCAAAATCTACAGGACAAGGAGAAGCTAAAGGAATTAGAAAAGGAAAAACACCATGCACAGTTAACCATGTACAGACGGCTGGCTCTCCTGAGATGGATCAGAGGCCTTCAACAGCGTGTTAAGGATCAGCAGAACAGGCTTCAAGAAAGCTTTGACACTATTCTTGACAACCGCAAAGAGATCTTGAGATACATCCAGCACGGCTACAATAAGTCACCTACCAAAGAAGCAGCATGA